A single window of Caldicellulosiruptor bescii DSM 6725 DNA harbors:
- a CDS encoding glycoside hydrolase family 48 protein encodes MKRYRRIIAMVVTFIFILGVVYGVKPWQEVRAGSFNYGEALQKAIMFYEFQMSGKLPNWVRNNWRGDSALKDGQDNGLDLTGGWFDAGDHVKFNLPMSYTGTMLSWAVYEYKDAFVKSGQLEHILNQIEWVNDYFVKCHPSKYVYYYQVGDGSKDHAWWGPAEVMQMERPSFKVTQSSPGSTVVAETAASLAAASIVLKDRNPTKAATYLQHAKELYEFAEVTKSDAGYTAANGYYNSWSGFYDELSWAAVWLYLATNDSTYLTKAESYVQNWPKISGSNTIDYKWAHCWDDVHNGAALLLAKITGKDIYKQIIESHLDYWTTGYNGERIKYTPKGLAWLDQWGSLRYATTTAFLAFVYSDWVGCPSTKKEIYRKFGESQIDYALGSAGRSFVVGFGTNPPKRPHHRTAHSSWADSQSIPSYHRHTLYGALVGGPGSDDSYTDDISNYVNNEVACDYNAGFVGALAKMYQLYGGNPIPDFKAIETPTNDEFFVEAGINASGTNFIEIKAIVNNQSGWPARATDKLKFRYFVDLSELIKAGYSPNQLTLSTNYNQGAKVSGPYVWDASKNIYYILVDFTGTLIYPGGQDKYKKEVQFRIAAPQNVQWDNSNDYSFQDIKGVSSGSVVKTKYIPLYDGDVKVWGEEPGTSGATPTPTATATPTPTPTVTPTPTPTPTSTATPTPTPTPTVTPTPTPTPTATPTATPTPTSTPSSTPVAGGQIKVLYANKETNSTTNTIRPWLKVVNTGSSSIDLSRVTIRYWYTVDGDKAQSAISDWAQIGASNVTFKFVKLSSSVSGADYYLEIGFKSGAGQLQAGKDTGEIQIRFNKSDWSNYNQGNDWSWMQSMTNYGENVKVTAYIDGVLVWGQEPSGATPTPTATPAPTVTPTPTPTPTSTPTATPTATPTPTPTPSSTPVAGGQIKVLYANKETNSTTNTIRPWLKVVNTGSSSIDLSRVTIRYWYTVDGDKAQSAISDWAQIGASNVTFKFVKLSSSVSGADYYLEIGFKSGAGQLQAGKDTGEIQIRFNKSDWSNYNQGNDWSWMQSMTNYGENVKVTAYIDGVLVWGQEPSGATPTPTATPAPTVTPTPTPAPTPTPTPTPTATPTPTPTPTPTATPTVTATPTPTPSSTPSVLGEYGQRFMWLWNKIHDPANGYFNQDGIPYHSVETLICEAPDYGHLTTSEAFSYYVWLEAVYGKLTGDWSKFKTAWDTLEKYMIPSAEDQPMRSYDPNKPATYAGEWETPDKYPSPLEFNVPVGKDPLHNELVSTYGSTLMYGMHWLMDVDNWYGYGKRGDGVSRASFINTFQRGPEESVWETVPHPSWEEFKWGGPNGFLDLFIKDQNYSKQWRYTDAPDADARAIQATYWAKVWAKEQGKFNEISSYVAKAAKMGDYLRYAMFDKYFKPLGCQDKNAAGGTGYDSAHYLLSWYYAWGGALDGAWSWKIGSSHVHFGYQNPMAAWALANDSDMKPKSPNGASDWAKSLKRQIEFYRWLQSAEGAIAGGATNSWNGRYEKYPAGTATFYGMAYEPNPVYHDPGSNTWFGFQAWSMQRVAEYYYVTGDKDAGALLEKWVSWVKSVVKLNSDGTFAIPSTLDWSGQPDTWNGAYTGNSNLHVKVVDYGTDLGITASLANALLYYSAGTKKYGVFDEGAKNLAKELLDRMWKLYRDEKGLSAPEKRADYKRFFEQEVYIPAGWIGKMPNGDVIKSGVKFIDIRSKYKQDPDWPKLEAAYKSGQAPEFRYHRFWAQCDIAIANATYEILFGNQ; translated from the coding sequence ATGAAGCGTTACAGAAGAATTATTGCCATGGTTGTAACCTTCATATTTATTTTAGGAGTGGTATATGGAGTTAAACCATGGCAAGAGGTTAGGGCTGGTTCGTTTAACTATGGGGAAGCTTTACAAAAAGCTATCATGTTTTACGAATTTCAAATGTCTGGTAAACTTCCGAATTGGGTACGCAACAACTGGCGTGGCGACTCAGCATTAAAGGATGGTCAAGACAATGGGCTTGATTTGACAGGTGGTTGGTTTGACGCAGGTGATCACGTCAAGTTTAACCTTCCAATGTCATACACTGGTACAATGTTGTCATGGGCAGTGTATGAGTACAAAGATGCATTTGTCAAGAGTGGTCAATTGGAACATATCTTAAATCAAATCGAATGGGTTAATGACTATTTTGTAAAATGTCATCCAAGCAAATATGTATACTATTACCAGGTTGGGGATGGAAGTAAAGATCATGCATGGTGGGGACCTGCTGAGGTTATGCAAATGGAGAGACCTTCATTTAAGGTCACCCAAAGCAGTCCTGGATCTACAGTAGTAGCAGAGACAGCAGCTTCCTTAGCAGCAGCTTCAATTGTTTTGAAAGACAGAAATCCCACTAAAGCAGCAACATATCTGCAACATGCAAAAGAATTATATGAGTTTGCAGAAGTAACAAAAAGCGATGCAGGTTACACTGCTGCAAATGGATATTACAATTCATGGAGCGGTTTCTATGATGAGCTTTCTTGGGCAGCAGTTTGGTTGTATTTGGCAACAAATGATTCAACATATCTCACAAAAGCTGAGTCATATGTCCAAAATTGGCCCAAAATTTCTGGCAGTAACACAATTGACTACAAGTGGGCTCATTGCTGGGATGATGTTCACAATGGAGCGGCATTATTGTTAGCAAAAATTACCGGTAAGGATATTTATAAACAAATTATTGAAAGTCACTTAGATTACTGGACTACAGGATACAATGGCGAAAGGATTAAGTATACACCAAAAGGATTAGCATGGCTTGATCAATGGGGTTCGTTGAGATATGCAACAACTACAGCATTTTTGGCATTTGTTTATAGCGATTGGGTTGGCTGTCCAAGCACAAAAAAAGAAATATATAGAAAATTTGGAGAAAGCCAGATTGATTATGCGTTAGGCTCAGCTGGAAGAAGCTTTGTTGTTGGATTTGGTACAAATCCACCAAAGAGACCGCATCACAGAACTGCTCATAGCTCATGGGCAGACAGTCAGAGTATACCTTCATATCACAGACATACATTATATGGAGCGCTTGTTGGTGGTCCAGGCTCTGATGATAGCTACACAGATGATATAAGTAACTATGTGAACAATGAGGTTGCATGTGATTATAATGCAGGGTTTGTGGGTGCATTAGCAAAGATGTATCAATTGTACGGTGGGAATCCAATACCAGATTTCAAAGCTATTGAAACTCCAACAAACGACGAATTCTTTGTTGAAGCTGGTATAAATGCATCCGGAACTAACTTTATTGAAATTAAAGCGATAGTTAATAACCAAAGTGGTTGGCCTGCCAGAGCAACAGATAAGCTTAAATTTAGATATTTTGTTGACCTGAGTGAATTAATTAAAGCAGGATATTCACCAAATCAATTAACCTTGAGCACCAATTATAATCAAGGTGCAAAAGTAAGTGGACCTTATGTATGGGATGCAAGCAAAAATATATACTACATTTTAGTAGACTTTACTGGCACATTGATTTATCCAGGTGGTCAAGACAAATATAAGAAAGAAGTCCAATTCAGAATTGCAGCACCACAGAATGTACAGTGGGATAATTCTAACGACTATTCTTTCCAGGATATAAAGGGAGTTTCAAGTGGTTCAGTTGTTAAAACTAAATATATTCCACTTTATGATGGAGATGTGAAAGTATGGGGTGAAGAACCAGGAACTTCTGGAGCAACACCGACACCAACAGCAACAGCAACACCAACACCAACGCCGACAGTAACACCAACACCGACTCCAACACCAACATCAACTGCTACACCAACACCGACACCAACACCGACAGTAACACCAACCCCGACTCCGACACCGACTGCTACACCAACAGCAACGCCAACACCAACATCGACGCCGAGCAGCACACCTGTAGCAGGTGGACAGATAAAGGTATTGTATGCTAACAAGGAGACAAATAGCACAACTAATACGATAAGGCCATGGTTGAAGGTAGTGAACACTGGAAGCAGCAGCATAGATTTGAGCAGGGTAACGATAAGGTACTGGTACACGGTAGATGGGGACAAGGCACAGAGTGCGATATCAGACTGGGCACAGATAGGAGCAAGCAATGTGACATTCAAGTTTGTGAAGCTGAGCAGTAGCGTAAGTGGAGCGGACTATTATTTAGAGATAGGATTTAAGAGTGGAGCTGGGCAGTTGCAGGCTGGCAAAGACACAGGGGAGATACAGATAAGGTTTAACAAGAGTGATTGGAGCAATTACAATCAGGGGAATGACTGGTCATGGATGCAGAGCATGACGAATTATGGAGAGAATGTGAAGGTAACAGCGTATATAGATGGTGTATTGGTATGGGGACAGGAGCCGAGTGGAGCGACACCAACACCGACAGCGACACCAGCACCGACAGTGACACCGACACCTACACCAACACCAACGTCAACACCAACTGCTACACCAACAGCAACGCCAACACCAACACCGACGCCGAGCAGCACACCTGTAGCAGGCGGGCAGATAAAGGTATTGTATGCTAACAAGGAGACAAATAGCACAACAAACACGATAAGGCCATGGTTGAAGGTAGTGAACACTGGAAGCAGCAGCATAGATTTGAGCAGGGTAACGATAAGGTACTGGTACACGGTAGATGGGGACAAGGCACAGAGTGCGATATCAGACTGGGCACAGATAGGAGCAAGCAATGTGACATTCAAGTTTGTGAAGCTGAGCAGTAGCGTAAGTGGAGCGGACTATTATTTAGAGATAGGATTTAAGAGTGGAGCTGGGCAGTTGCAGGCTGGTAAAGACACAGGGGAGATACAGATAAGGTTTAACAAGAGTGACTGGAGCAATTACAATCAGGGGAATGACTGGTCATGGATGCAGAGCATGACGAATTATGGAGAGAATGTGAAGGTAACAGCGTATATAGATGGTGTATTGGTATGGGGACAGGAGCCGAGTGGAGCGACACCAACACCGACAGCGACACCAGCACCGACAGTGACACCGACACCTACACCAGCACCAACTCCAACCCCGACACCAACACCAACTGCTACACCAACACCAACGCCAACACCAACCCCAACCGCGACACCAACAGTAACAGCAACACCAACACCGACGCCGAGCAGCACACCGAGTGTGCTTGGCGAATATGGGCAGAGGTTTATGTGGTTATGGAACAAGATACATGATCCTGCGAACGGGTATTTTAACCAGGATGGGATACCATATCATTCGGTAGAGACATTGATATGCGAAGCACCTGATTATGGTCATTTGACCACGAGTGAGGCATTTTCGTACTATGTATGGTTAGAGGCAGTGTATGGTAAGTTAACGGGTGACTGGAGCAAATTTAAGACAGCATGGGACACATTAGAGAAGTATATGATACCATCAGCGGAAGATCAGCCGATGAGGTCATATGATCCTAACAAGCCAGCGACATACGCAGGGGAGTGGGAGACACCGGACAAGTATCCATCGCCGTTGGAGTTTAATGTACCTGTTGGCAAAGACCCGTTGCATAATGAACTTGTGAGCACATATGGTAGCACATTAATGTATGGTATGCACTGGTTGATGGACGTAGACAACTGGTATGGATATGGCAAGAGAGGGGACGGAGTAAGTCGGGCATCATTTATCAACACGTTCCAGAGAGGGCCTGAGGAGTCTGTATGGGAGACGGTGCCGCATCCGAGCTGGGAGGAATTCAAGTGGGGCGGACCGAATGGATTTTTAGATTTGTTTATTAAGGATCAGAACTATTCGAAGCAGTGGAGATATACGGATGCACCAGATGCTGATGCGAGAGCTATTCAGGCTACTTATTGGGCGAAAGTATGGGCGAAGGAGCAAGGTAAGTTTAATGAGATAAGCAGCTATGTAGCGAAGGCAGCGAAGATGGGAGACTATTTAAGGTATGCGATGTTTGACAAGTATTTCAAGCCATTAGGATGTCAGGATAAGAATGCGGCTGGAGGAACGGGGTATGACAGTGCACATTATCTGCTATCATGGTATTATGCATGGGGTGGAGCATTGGATGGAGCATGGTCATGGAAGATAGGGAGCAGCCATGTGCACTTTGGATATCAGAATCCGATGGCGGCATGGGCATTAGCGAATGATAGTGATATGAAGCCGAAGTCGCCGAATGGAGCGAGTGACTGGGCAAAGAGTTTGAAGAGGCAGATAGAATTTTACAGGTGGTTACAGTCAGCGGAGGGAGCGATAGCAGGAGGCGCGACAAATTCATGGAATGGCAGATATGAGAAGTATCCAGCAGGGACAGCAACATTTTATGGAATGGCATATGAACCGAATCCGGTATATCATGATCCTGGGAGCAACACATGGTTTGGATTCCAGGCATGGTCGATGCAGAGGGTAGCGGAGTATTACTATGTGACAGGAGATAAGGACGCAGGAGCACTGCTTGAGAAGTGGGTAAGCTGGGTTAAGAGTGTAGTGAAGTTGAATAGTGATGGTACGTTTGCGATACCGTCGACGCTTGATTGGAGCGGACAACCTGATACATGGAACGGGGCGTATACAGGGAATAGCAACTTACATGTTAAGGTAGTGGACTATGGTACTGACTTAGGAATAACAGCGTCATTGGCGAATGCGTTGTTGTACTATAGTGCAGGGACGAAGAAGTATGGGGTATTTGATGAGGGAGCGAAGAATTTAGCGAAGGAATTGCTGGACAGGATGTGGAAGTTGTACAGGGATGAGAAGGGATTGTCAGCGCCAGAGAAGAGAGCGGACTACAAGAGGTTCTTTGAGCAAGAGGTATATATACCGGCAGGATGGATAGGGAAGATGCCGAATGGAGATGTAATAAAGAGTGGAGTTAAGTTTATAGACATAAGGAGCAAGTATAAACAAGATCCTGATTGGCCGAAGTTAGAGGCGGCATACAAGTCAGGGCAGGCACCTGAGTTCAGATATCACAGGTTCTGGGCACAGTGCGACATAGCAATAGCTAATGCAACATATGAAATACTGTTTGGCAATCAATAA